Sequence from the Nocardioides exalbidus genome:
TGCCCGGTCGCCACGCAGGACGGGGACAAAGCGCCCGGTCGCCAGGCAGGACGGGGACAAAGCGCCCGGTCAGAAGATGATGTCGCCGGACTTGCGACGGCTGCGGAGCAGGGCGACGGCCTCGTCGAGGATGTCGGCCGCCTCGGTCTCGCTGCGACGCTCCTTGACGTAGGCGAGGTGCGTCTTGTAGGGCTCGATCTTCGGCGCCGGCGGCGGGTTCTCCGAGTCCAGGCTGGCCGGGAGGCCGCACTTGGGGCAGTCCCACGAGTCGGGGGCGGAGGCCTCGATCGCGAAGGTGACCACCGAGCGGTGGTCGTGGCTGCAGAAGTAGGTCACCGTCTGCCGCGGCGCGGCCTCTCCGCGCTCCGCCTCGCCCATCGGGCCAGCCCCGACCCGACTTCCGCGGATCGCGTTTCCACCACCACCAGCCACCGGGGGCTCCTTCTCAAGAGTCTCAGAGGGGAATCAGTTGCCCTGGTAGGCCATGAGGAGGCCCAGGGCGATGATGCAGGCAAACCAGATGACGCCGACGCCGACCGTGAACCGGTCGAGGTTGCGCTCAGCCACCGACGATCCCCCCAGGCTGCTGGAGACGCCGCCGCCGAACATGTCGGACAGGCCGCCGCCTCGCCCCTTGTGGAGGAGGACCAGCAGGATCATGATCGCGCTCGCAAGGACGAGCAGGATGGTGAAGAGCAGAATCACGGTCGGAAGCCTACGTCACTCGTCGTCGAAGCCGGTGCTCGGCCTCAGAGGACGGGCATGTCGTAGAACCGGCAGATGCCGCCGAACTCGTCGACCTGCAGGCTCGCGCCACCGACGAGGCAGCCGTCGACGTCGGCCTTGTCCATGATCCCGCCGACGTTGCCCGCCTTGACCGAGCCGCCGTAGAGGATCCGGAGGCCGTCGGCCGCCGCGTCCCCGTGCACCTCGCGAACGCGCACGCGGATGGCCGCGCAGACCTCCTGCGCGTCGTCGGGGGTGGCGACCTCACCGGTGCCGATGGCCCACACGGGCTCGTAGGCCACGACGAGGCCGGCGACCTGCTCGGCGGTGAAGCCCGCGAGCGAGCCGTCGACCTGCGACAGCGTGAAGGGCACGTGCTCGCCCGCCTGGCGTACGTCGAGGCCCTCCCCGACGCACACGATCGGGACCATGCCGGCCGCGAGCGACTTGTGCGCCTTGGCGTTGACCAGCTCGTCGCTCTCGCCGTGGTACATCCGGCGCTCCGAGTGGCCCACGACGACGTAGGAGCAGCCCAGCTTGGACAGCATCGCGGCGGAGATCTCACCGGTGTAGGCGCCGTTGTCGTGGACGGAGACGTCCTGGGCGCCGTAGCGGATCGAGAGACGGTCACCGTCGACCAGCGTCTGCACCGAGCGGATGTCGGTGAACGGCGGGACGACGACGACCTCGGCCTTGGCGTAGTCGTGGCGCTTGTCGGACAGCGTCCACGCCAGCTTCTGCACCAGCACCACCGCTTCCTGGTGGTTGAGGTTCATCTTCCAGTTGCCCGCCATCAGGGGCGTGCGGTCGTGCTTGGCCACGGGTTCAGTCCCTCTCGAGTACAGCGATGCCCGGGAGCTCCTTGCCCTCCAGGAACTCCAACGACGCGCCTCCGCCGGTGGAGATGTGGCCGAACGCGGCCTCGTCGAAGCCGAGCTGGCGCACGGCCGCGGCGGAGTCGCCGCCGCCGACCACCGAGAGCCCGGAGACCTCGGTGAGTGCCTGCGCGACGGCGCGGGTGCCGTCTGCGAAGGCGGCCACCTCGAACACGCCCATCGGGCCGTTCCAGAAGACCGTGCGGGCGTCGGCCAGGGCCGCCGCGAAGGCGGCTGCCGACTCGGGCCCGATGTCGAGGCCGAGGGCGTCGGCCGGGATCTCCGAGGCGGGTACGACGCTGGGCTGGGGCTCGCGGTCGCCCGACGGGAACGCCGTGTCGACCACGACGTCGGTCGGGAGCAGGATCTCCACGCCCCGGTCCGCCGCCTCGGTGAGGTAGCGGGTGCAGGTGTCGAGCTGGTCGGCCTCGAGCAGGCTCTTGCCGACCTCGTGGCCCTGGGCCTTGAGGAAGGTGAAGACCATGCCACCACCGATGAGCAGCTTGTCGGCCTTGTCGATCAGGTTGTCGATGACGCCGAGCTTGTCGGACACCTTCGAGCCGCCGAGCACCACCACGTAGGGGCGCTCGGGGTGCTCGGTGAGCCGGCGCAGCACGTCGACCTCTGCCGCGACCAGCCCGCCCATGGCGGACGGGAGCCGGAGCGCGACGTCGTACACGCTCGCCTGCTTGCGGTGGACGACGCCGAAGCCGTCGGAGACGAAGGCGTCGGCCAGCTGGGCGAGCTGGTCGGCGAACGCCGCGCGCACCGCGTCGTCCTTGCTGGTCTCGCCGTCGTTGAAGCGGACGTTCTCCAGGACGGCGATCTCGCCGTCCTGGAGCGCGGCCACGGTCTCCGTCGCGTCGGCACCGACGGTGTCGGTCGCGAACGCGACCGGCTTGCCGAGGAGCTCCGCCAGCCGTGCGGCGACGGGCCGGAGGGAGTACTTCGGGTCGGGCGAGCCGTCCGGGCGGCCGAGGTGGGCGGTGACGACCACCTTGGCCCCCGCGTCGGACAGCTGCTGGATGGTCGGCACGCTCGCGCGGATCCGCCCGTCGTCGGTGATGGTGGTGCCGTCAAGGGGCACGTTGAGGTCCGAGCGGACCAGGACGCGCTTGCCGGTCAGGTCACCCAGCGAGGAGATGTCGGACATGGATCAGAGCGAGGCGCCGACGTGGGTGATCAGGTCGGCGAGGCGGTTGGAGTAGCCCCACTCGTTGTCATACCAGCCGAGCACCTTGACCTGGTTGCCGATGACCTTGGTCAGCGGCGCGTCGAAGATGCAGGACGCCGGGTCGGTGACGATGTCGGTGGAGACGATCGGGTCGGTCGAGTACTTCAGGTAGCGACCGTCGGCCGCCGCCTTGACGATCTCGTTGACCTCGTCGACGGTCGTCTCGCGGGCGGCCTCGAAGGTGAGGTCGGTGGCCGAGCCGGTCGGGACCGGGACGCGCATGGCGTAGCCGTCGAGCTTGCCCTTGAGCTCCGGGAGGACGAGGCCGATGGCCTTGGCCGCACCGGTCGAGGTCGGGACCATGTTGAGCGCGGCGGCGCGGGCGCGGCGCGGGTCCTTGTGGATGTTGTCCTGGAGGTTCTGGTCCGCGGTGTAGGCGTGGATCGTCGTCATCAGGCCCTTGTTGATGCCGAGGCCGTCGTGGAGCGCCTTCGCCATCGGCGCGAGGCAGTTGGTCGTGCACGAGGCGTTGGAGATGACCGTGTGCGCGGCGGGGTCGTAGAGGCCGTCGTTGACGCCCATCACGATCGTGATGTCCTCGTTGGAGGCGGGCGCCGAGATGATGACCTTCTTCGCGCCGGCGTCGACGTGGGCCTTGGCCTTGGTCGCGTCGGTGAAGAAGCCGGTGGACTCGACGACGACGTCGACGCCCAGGTCGCCCCAGCT
This genomic interval carries:
- a CDS encoding RNA polymerase-binding protein RbpA, coding for MAGGGGNAIRGSRVGAGPMGEAERGEAAPRQTVTYFCSHDHRSVVTFAIEASAPDSWDCPKCGLPASLDSENPPPAPKIEPYKTHLAYVKERRSETEAADILDEAVALLRSRRKSGDIIF
- the secG gene encoding preprotein translocase subunit SecG, translating into MILLFTILLVLASAIMILLVLLHKGRGGGLSDMFGGGVSSSLGGSSVAERNLDRFTVGVGVIWFACIIALGLLMAYQGN
- the tpiA gene encoding triose-phosphate isomerase — encoded protein: MAGNWKMNLNHQEAVVLVQKLAWTLSDKRHDYAKAEVVVVPPFTDIRSVQTLVDGDRLSIRYGAQDVSVHDNGAYTGEISAAMLSKLGCSYVVVGHSERRMYHGESDELVNAKAHKSLAAGMVPIVCVGEGLDVRQAGEHVPFTLSQVDGSLAGFTAEQVAGLVVAYEPVWAIGTGEVATPDDAQEVCAAIRVRVREVHGDAAADGLRILYGGSVKAGNVGGIMDKADVDGCLVGGASLQVDEFGGICRFYDMPVL
- a CDS encoding phosphoglycerate kinase codes for the protein MSDISSLGDLTGKRVLVRSDLNVPLDGTTITDDGRIRASVPTIQQLSDAGAKVVVTAHLGRPDGSPDPKYSLRPVAARLAELLGKPVAFATDTVGADATETVAALQDGEIAVLENVRFNDGETSKDDAVRAAFADQLAQLADAFVSDGFGVVHRKQASVYDVALRLPSAMGGLVAAEVDVLRRLTEHPERPYVVVLGGSKVSDKLGVIDNLIDKADKLLIGGGMVFTFLKAQGHEVGKSLLEADQLDTCTRYLTEAADRGVEILLPTDVVVDTAFPSGDREPQPSVVPASEIPADALGLDIGPESAAAFAAALADARTVFWNGPMGVFEVAAFADGTRAVAQALTEVSGLSVVGGGDSAAAVRQLGFDEAAFGHISTGGGASLEFLEGKELPGIAVLERD
- the gap gene encoding type I glyceraldehyde-3-phosphate dehydrogenase, with product MTVRVGINGFGRIGRNFFRAVRASGADIEIVGVNDLTDNASLAHLLKYDSILGRLDADVSSDDTSIFVGDQKIAVSDERDPANLSWGDLGVDVVVESTGFFTDATKAKAHVDAGAKKVIISAPASNEDITIVMGVNDGLYDPAAHTVISNASCTTNCLAPMAKALHDGLGINKGLMTTIHAYTADQNLQDNIHKDPRRARAAALNMVPTSTGAAKAIGLVLPELKGKLDGYAMRVPVPTGSATDLTFEAARETTVDEVNEIVKAAADGRYLKYSTDPIVSTDIVTDPASCIFDAPLTKVIGNQVKVLGWYDNEWGYSNRLADLITHVGASL